A region from the Tahibacter amnicola genome encodes:
- a CDS encoding PH domain-containing protein — protein sequence MIIPPAVRESLLAGERVLWVGKPQTGLLIRPSDALLIPFSLMWGGFAIFWEWMVIQSNAPLVMRLWGIPFVLIGLYLMVGRFFFDSYRRARTQYAVTDRRVLIIEHVFGQHLRSLPLERLSAITLSRHGDGSGTIQFPGTEERTGRGRQLPPQFDHIPDAEKTHRLIEEASTDARRDAGRAMMR from the coding sequence TTGATCATTCCACCAGCGGTCCGCGAATCCCTGCTTGCCGGCGAGCGAGTGTTATGGGTGGGAAAACCGCAGACCGGGCTGCTTATTCGCCCTTCCGACGCCCTGCTGATTCCTTTCAGCCTCATGTGGGGAGGCTTCGCCATCTTCTGGGAATGGATGGTTATCCAGTCCAATGCGCCACTGGTGATGCGTCTGTGGGGAATACCGTTTGTCCTGATCGGGCTCTACCTCATGGTCGGCCGATTCTTCTTCGACAGCTACCGCCGCGCACGCACGCAGTACGCGGTGACTGATCGTCGCGTTCTCATCATCGAACACGTGTTTGGCCAACATCTGCGCAGCTTGCCGCTCGAACGGCTCTCGGCAATCACGCTGAGCCGGCATGGCGACGGCAGCGGAACCATCCAGTTCCCCGGAACGGAGGAGAGAACCGGGCGTGGCCGCCAACTGCCTCCGCAGTTTGATCACATTCCGGATGCGGAAAAGACGCACCGGCTGATCGAGGAAGCCAGCACGGACGCCAGGCGGGATGCGGGACGCGCCATGATGCGCTAG
- the murJ gene encoding murein biosynthesis integral membrane protein MurJ, protein MTRQAHGHALSLSALNLVSKALAVGKTMLIAGLFGAGATLDAFWVAYSLPLLLPALLTTVITVAFVPRFMTSLEGRSGPQAWQGANTLFTLIFLVSVTAAVLMSVYASSLVAGLAPGLAPQTHARAVDLTRVLMPSIPILTMSSILSAISNARERFILPALEGVLTNIAVMACAVLLASRWGVTALIFGVLAGFLLQAVVLVRGNWTMLRENVRPALALRHPDFVAPAAHLLPLFVGAAGSVATGLVNQYFLSHGGEGAISAMAYASMFAFLPVEVFAQAVITTFYPALGRAFAKGDHAAAAESFAEGVRFVLFLTLPCAVLLGVFSEPLMVLLLERGSFTPDDTALTAQLTSILVLGLVFRAFAFFNYRVLHASLRPWLQVSIGLLGVATHWMLCGVLGGKWGAQGVAVATAASMCQSAILSAFAAAWVLRLRSAAALGRELVRLAALTLAMLVTSLAVARWLWPPAGGSRWLPATVAIATAAAVGLATLALARGLRQPDVTWLFRMVRSRLLR, encoded by the coding sequence ATGACGCGGCAGGCGCATGGCCATGCGCTGAGCCTGTCGGCCCTGAACCTGGTGAGCAAGGCACTGGCAGTAGGCAAGACCATGCTGATCGCCGGGCTGTTCGGCGCCGGCGCGACACTCGATGCCTTCTGGGTTGCGTACTCGCTGCCCTTGCTCCTGCCGGCGTTGCTGACGACGGTCATCACCGTAGCCTTCGTTCCGCGTTTCATGACCAGCCTGGAGGGCCGCAGTGGGCCGCAGGCGTGGCAGGGCGCCAACACGCTTTTCACGCTGATCTTCCTGGTGTCGGTGACGGCAGCGGTGCTGATGAGTGTCTATGCCTCGTCGCTGGTGGCCGGCCTGGCACCGGGCCTTGCGCCGCAGACACACGCCAGAGCCGTGGACCTGACCCGCGTGCTGATGCCCTCGATCCCGATCCTGACCATGTCGTCGATCCTCTCGGCGATCAGCAATGCCCGCGAACGCTTCATCCTGCCCGCGCTGGAAGGCGTGCTCACCAATATCGCGGTGATGGCGTGTGCCGTGCTGCTCGCTTCGCGCTGGGGTGTGACGGCGCTGATCTTCGGCGTACTGGCAGGCTTCCTGTTGCAGGCCGTGGTGCTCGTTCGCGGCAATTGGACGATGCTGCGGGAGAACGTGCGGCCGGCGCTGGCGCTTCGGCATCCGGACTTCGTCGCACCCGCAGCGCATCTGCTGCCCTTGTTCGTCGGTGCAGCGGGCTCGGTGGCGACCGGGCTGGTGAACCAGTACTTCCTGTCCCATGGCGGGGAGGGCGCGATCTCGGCCATGGCCTACGCCAGCATGTTTGCCTTCCTGCCGGTCGAGGTCTTCGCGCAGGCCGTGATCACGACGTTCTATCCTGCCCTCGGGCGTGCCTTCGCCAAGGGTGACCATGCCGCGGCCGCCGAGAGTTTTGCCGAGGGCGTTCGCTTTGTGCTGTTCCTGACCTTGCCCTGTGCCGTGTTGCTGGGCGTGTTCTCCGAACCGTTGATGGTGCTGCTGCTGGAGCGGGGATCATTCACGCCGGACGATACGGCGCTGACGGCCCAGCTCACCTCCATCCTGGTGCTGGGCCTGGTATTCCGTGCCTTCGCGTTCTTCAACTACCGGGTACTGCATGCGAGTCTGCGGCCGTGGCTCCAGGTGTCGATCGGATTGCTCGGAGTGGCCACGCACTGGATGCTGTGTGGCGTCCTCGGCGGCAAATGGGGCGCGCAGGGTGTAGCGGTGGCCACGGCAGCGTCGATGTGCCAATCGGCGATCCTGTCTGCTTTTGCCGCCGCGTGGGTGCTGCGGCTGCGTAGCGCTGCTGCCCTGGGGCGCGAACTGGTGCGCCTGGCCGCGCTGACGCTAGCCATGCTAGTCACTTCTCTTGCCGTAGCGCGCTGGCTGTGGCCGCCCGCCGGCGGCAGCCGTTGGCTTCCTGCCACGGTCGCCATCGCCACCGCCGCAGCGGTTGGCCTCGCTACCCTGGCGCTCGCCCGGGGCCTCCGCCAGCCGGATGTCACTTGGCTCTTCCGCATGGTACGGTCGCGTCTGCTACGCTGA
- a CDS encoding O-antigen ligase family protein: MLRILLAVLVVYTPNQIHFPSDLGLPGLNVVNLLFLFALLFLVTAGRWGGLAPPQLGPALRTYFAMMALGTILALIVRPRVPMEDITYFKTVLFYPLYYFLFYYAVRDLRMARQFVIGIFAVAVIAGLEAWSEAMAYGIGSYVESHRAAGPFGPDFRSANRAGVFYSMFIPLLAAPFLFLRKRWLWRLASAGGALVLAGAVLFTYSRQSYFITLLGLALLTVRRSAAVAVLALAGFLVALPYLPEGATQRVEETQQVGQHGEERFDESTESRWEIWTGAVQMWSENPLGIGLNRFKSMIGNYCIYVGKDAHNFYVLTLAESGLQGLASLLFLMFAVWRLGGSLIRAAVDDEAMALGQGFRVAALGMALGNIYGSPFTEGAVMGIFWALAGVLERYAYLRHEAVSAPVAEPARAGARAVHA; encoded by the coding sequence GTGCTGCGGATCTTGCTCGCCGTGCTGGTCGTCTACACGCCGAACCAGATCCATTTCCCGTCTGACCTGGGGCTGCCGGGCCTCAACGTGGTCAACCTGCTGTTCCTGTTCGCGCTGCTGTTCCTGGTGACGGCAGGGCGTTGGGGCGGGCTGGCTCCGCCGCAGCTGGGGCCCGCACTGCGGACCTATTTCGCGATGATGGCGCTGGGCACCATCCTGGCATTGATCGTCCGGCCGCGCGTGCCGATGGAAGACATCACCTACTTCAAGACGGTGCTGTTCTATCCGCTGTACTACTTCCTTTTCTACTACGCGGTGCGCGACCTGCGCATGGCGCGCCAGTTTGTCATCGGCATCTTCGCAGTGGCGGTGATTGCGGGACTGGAGGCCTGGTCGGAGGCGATGGCCTACGGCATCGGCAGCTACGTGGAGAGTCATCGCGCTGCCGGACCCTTCGGCCCCGACTTCCGCTCCGCCAACCGGGCTGGTGTGTTCTACTCCATGTTCATTCCGTTGCTCGCGGCGCCATTTCTGTTTCTGCGCAAGCGCTGGCTGTGGCGTCTGGCCAGTGCTGGTGGTGCACTGGTGCTGGCGGGGGCCGTGCTGTTCACGTACTCGCGTCAGTCGTACTTCATTACCTTGCTGGGGCTGGCACTTCTCACGGTCCGGCGCAGTGCCGCCGTGGCGGTGCTTGCGCTGGCGGGCTTCCTGGTCGCGTTGCCCTATCTTCCCGAAGGCGCCACGCAGCGCGTGGAGGAAACCCAGCAAGTAGGCCAGCACGGCGAGGAGCGCTTCGACGAAAGCACGGAGAGCCGTTGGGAAATCTGGACGGGCGCCGTACAGATGTGGTCCGAGAACCCGCTGGGTATCGGCCTCAACCGCTTCAAGAGCATGATCGGCAATTACTGCATCTACGTCGGCAAGGATGCGCACAACTTCTATGTGCTGACGCTGGCCGAGTCGGGGCTGCAGGGATTGGCCAGCCTGCTGTTCCTGATGTTCGCAGTCTGGCGGCTGGGGGGCAGCCTGATCCGCGCCGCAGTGGATGACGAGGCGATGGCGCTCGGGCAAGGGTTTCGCGTGGCCGCCCTGGGCATGGCCCTGGGCAACATCTATGGAAGTCCATTTACGGAGGGGGCGGTGATGGGCATTTTCTGGGCGCTGGCAGGCGTGTTGGAGCGCTATGCCTATCTGCGTCACGAGGCGGTGTCCGCTCCGGTAGCGGAACCGGCCAGGGCGGGCGCCCGAGCGGTGCACGCATGA
- the asnB gene encoding asparagine synthase (glutamine-hydrolyzing) yields MCGIIGIVRASDMPVPGRDVGLAMNDAIVHRGPDDGGIFRSDDALLGMRRLAIIDVAGGQQPVGSDDGRVQLVFNGEIYNYRTLRAELSALGHTFRSASDTEVILRAYLQWGEGAIARLEGMFGLAIWDGRHHRLVLARDRLGKKPLFLWQTPHYLAFASEMKSLLAIPGFSRRIDTSVFGAFFAFGYVPTPRSIFQDVVKLPPGHYAVFESGRLRYQKYWDLDFQPAFRGSESDAREELAAVLDKAVSDRLVADVPFGAFLSGGLDSSVVVALMARHLSQPVRTFSIGFREARYSELSDARRVAQHLGTDHHEQVVEPDATTLVEQLVWHLDEPFADSSALPTFLVSQLAARQVKMVLSGDGGDEAFAGYDRYLRFLALDRLGPLRSVLALGLDGVGRLLPGMRGFRLRRIAQRLRVPFPDSYLSGVALSRPEQIRQILADDAASTHPYTALHGLFAADDRRPVLDRIVDADIRSYLLDDILVKLDRMSMAASIEGRAPLLDHRVVEFAVRLPPSMRVRGGRGKHLLREVARRWLPSDILDKPKQGFAIPLSEWLRGPLGQMAADLFGSRAFRERGWLQPGNVDGLLQAHRAGTADHGETLWQVLCMELWARRFVDAARA; encoded by the coding sequence ATGTGCGGAATCATTGGCATCGTGCGGGCCAGCGACATGCCGGTGCCCGGCCGCGACGTCGGCCTGGCGATGAACGACGCGATCGTGCACCGTGGTCCGGACGATGGCGGCATCTTCCGTTCGGACGATGCGCTCCTGGGCATGCGCCGCCTTGCCATCATCGACGTGGCCGGTGGCCAGCAACCCGTTGGTTCGGACGACGGCCGGGTGCAGCTGGTCTTCAACGGCGAAATCTACAATTACCGGACGCTGCGCGCGGAGCTGTCGGCGCTCGGCCACACGTTCAGGAGCGCATCGGACACCGAGGTGATCCTGCGTGCCTACCTGCAGTGGGGCGAGGGCGCGATCGCGCGGCTGGAAGGCATGTTCGGCCTCGCCATCTGGGACGGGCGCCACCACAGGCTCGTGCTGGCGCGCGACCGCCTGGGGAAGAAGCCGCTGTTCCTGTGGCAGACGCCCCACTACCTGGCATTCGCCAGCGAAATGAAGTCGTTGCTGGCCATCCCCGGATTTTCGCGTCGCATCGATACATCCGTCTTCGGCGCGTTCTTCGCCTTTGGCTATGTCCCCACACCGCGTTCCATCTTCCAGGATGTGGTGAAACTGCCGCCGGGCCACTATGCGGTGTTCGAATCCGGGCGGCTGCGCTATCAGAAATACTGGGACCTGGACTTCCAGCCGGCTTTTCGTGGCAGTGAATCCGATGCGCGGGAGGAGCTCGCCGCGGTGCTGGACAAGGCCGTATCCGATCGCCTCGTCGCCGACGTGCCTTTCGGCGCGTTCCTGAGTGGCGGTCTGGATTCGAGCGTCGTGGTCGCACTGATGGCCAGGCATTTGTCACAGCCCGTGCGCACGTTCTCCATCGGCTTTCGCGAAGCGCGCTACAGCGAATTGTCCGATGCGCGCCGTGTGGCGCAGCACCTGGGTACTGATCACCACGAACAAGTGGTCGAGCCGGATGCGACAACCCTGGTCGAGCAACTGGTGTGGCACCTGGACGAACCCTTCGCGGATTCGTCGGCCCTGCCAACCTTCCTGGTGTCGCAGCTGGCCGCGCGCCAGGTGAAGATGGTGTTGTCCGGCGACGGCGGCGACGAGGCCTTTGCCGGCTACGACCGCTACCTGCGCTTCCTCGCACTGGATCGCCTGGGCCCCTTGCGCAGCGTGCTGGCGCTGGGGCTTGACGGAGTCGGACGGCTGCTGCCGGGCATGCGTGGTTTCCGCTTGCGCCGCATTGCCCAGCGTCTGCGCGTACCGTTTCCCGACAGTTATCTTTCCGGCGTGGCGCTATCGCGTCCAGAGCAGATCCGCCAGATCCTCGCGGACGATGCCGCCAGCACGCATCCGTACACGGCGTTGCATGGCCTGTTCGCTGCCGACGACCGGCGGCCGGTGCTCGATCGCATCGTCGATGCGGATATCCGCAGCTATCTGCTCGACGACATCCTGGTAAAGCTCGACCGCATGAGCATGGCTGCCTCGATCGAGGGCAGGGCGCCGTTGCTGGATCACCGTGTGGTGGAATTCGCCGTTCGGCTGCCGCCGTCGATGCGCGTGCGCGGTGGACGCGGCAAGCATCTGCTGCGCGAGGTTGCCCGACGGTGGCTGCCATCGGACATCCTCGACAAACCCAAGCAGGGTTTTGCGATTCCGCTCTCCGAATGGCTGCGCGGTCCGCTCGGCCAGATGGCGGCCGACCTGTTCGGCAGCCGCGCTTTCCGGGAACGTGGCTGGCTGCAGCCCGGCAATGTGGACGGGCTGCTCCAGGCGCACCGTGCCGGGACCGCCGACCACGGCGAGACGCTCTGGCAGGTGCTGTGTATGGAGTTGTGGGCACGCCGCTTCGTGGATGCTGCGAGGGCCTGA
- a CDS encoding glycosyltransferase family 4 protein gives MASAGSSLRVLMLLEGHFPAVGGAERQLDTLARALRERGHRVRVVIPRLDPKTRPGPGRHGKLPLYRLAYPRWRVLGSLMLLVRLALVLWRWRHRYDAIHVHIAHNMGAVAAVLGRWLGKPVVVKFSGWWELERGCLRPRGGVGAWLARRMLRRASAVQAISQRFASELRRRGFAQDTIHWVPNGVDMSRFAGMARTDNRDGASTAVFVGRLVSEKGLDTLLRAWAQAGSSLAGWRLRLVGGGVQERELRQLADTLGIGGAVDFVGPSDAVEQHLAEADVGLLPSRFEGLSNTLLEYMAAGLPGIVSRISGSEDFIIARRSGWLFEPDDVAGLAAALAEMATAAREDRLAMGVAARQDVLARASIDAVVTRLLGLYAGAQGEP, from the coding sequence ATGGCTAGCGCCGGATCATCGCTGCGCGTGCTGATGCTGCTGGAAGGCCATTTCCCGGCAGTCGGCGGCGCTGAGCGTCAGCTCGACACACTCGCCCGCGCGCTGCGCGAGCGGGGACACCGCGTCCGCGTCGTGATTCCGCGGCTCGACCCGAAAACGCGTCCTGGCCCGGGGCGTCATGGCAAGCTGCCGCTCTATCGCCTGGCATATCCGCGCTGGCGCGTGCTCGGCAGCCTGATGCTGTTGGTGCGCCTGGCCCTGGTGCTGTGGCGGTGGCGCCACCGCTATGACGCTATCCATGTGCACATTGCACACAATATGGGGGCCGTGGCTGCGGTGCTCGGTCGCTGGCTGGGCAAGCCCGTCGTGGTGAAATTCTCCGGCTGGTGGGAACTGGAGCGCGGTTGCCTGCGCCCGCGGGGTGGCGTGGGCGCCTGGCTGGCCCGACGCATGTTGCGCCGGGCCAGTGCCGTGCAGGCGATCAGCCAGCGTTTTGCCTCGGAACTACGCCGCCGCGGATTTGCGCAGGACACGATCCACTGGGTACCCAATGGCGTGGACATGTCGCGATTTGCCGGCATGGCCCGCACCGACAACCGTGACGGCGCATCAACGGCGGTCTTTGTGGGGCGTCTGGTCAGCGAGAAGGGGCTGGATACCTTGCTGCGCGCGTGGGCGCAGGCCGGTTCCAGTCTGGCCGGCTGGCGGCTTCGCCTGGTTGGCGGCGGCGTGCAGGAACGCGAACTGCGCCAACTGGCCGATACCCTGGGTATCGGGGGCGCCGTGGATTTTGTCGGACCCAGCGACGCGGTGGAGCAACACCTTGCCGAAGCGGATGTCGGCCTGCTGCCGTCGCGCTTCGAAGGCTTGTCCAATACGCTGCTGGAGTACATGGCGGCCGGCTTGCCGGGCATCGTGTCGCGCATCAGCGGCAGCGAGGATTTCATCATCGCCCGCCGCAGCGGCTGGCTGTTCGAGCCGGATGACGTGGCGGGGCTCGCCGCTGCGCTGGCCGAGATGGCGACTGCCGCGCGCGAAGATCGGCTGGCGATGGGAGTGGCGGCGCGGCAGGACGTTCTTGCGCGCGCCTCGATCGATGCGGTGGTGACGCGGCTTCTCGGCCTCTATGCCGGCGCGCAAGGAGAGCCCTGA
- a CDS encoding asparagine synthetase B family protein: METTRALREILSRRTAPAASVGQFVTGLTPDSPLFELAPELGAALCAVPLRRSGAALVLESSQRVVVGVFDLAVGTPEELLTDAPAPWEGWRGRFCFVRVDLRSGEWIAVTDHFGTLPLYYTEYEDQFLIGNRLAPLLRAPWCQRRADASAIFHYLNFACIPAPLTVVPEVKRLPPGSLWRRGSQAGRVETWWQPRYAEDLDGTPAALAGQLRERIVATVQRYRPGSDTNWGAFLSGGTDSSSVVSILAQQAPRDTVHSYSIGFAEPGYDELGFARIAAGACGARGHFGSVDEVETLSVLPRLTELFDQPFGNASAVPTLACAGMAAEDGRNVLLAGDGGDEIFGGNERYAKDQIMHAFYRLPRPIKALGRWIGRGLGGGRVRLFNRIDNFARRASLPNPDRFYMDDAFASEHFDHFLSPALRTSLTPSLSLAFMRELYAGCDARAELHRLMALDLNMAIAQNDLVKVDGACRHVGVGARFPFLDPDLVNYTGRLKAHWKVRRLDKRHLFKQAMEPILPPAILRKPKQGFGLPISVWIAERPAFREWMRDLLLSQRSRERGWFEPDFVQRLFDRHVAGEWDFSASLWQLAVLELWMRQHLDG; this comes from the coding sequence ATGGAAACGACACGCGCACTACGGGAGATCCTGTCGCGGCGGACCGCACCCGCGGCATCCGTCGGGCAGTTTGTCACCGGCCTGACGCCGGATAGCCCGCTGTTCGAGCTTGCGCCGGAACTGGGGGCAGCCTTGTGCGCGGTGCCGCTGCGCCGGTCGGGTGCCGCGCTGGTACTGGAAAGCAGCCAGCGCGTCGTGGTCGGTGTATTCGACCTGGCTGTCGGCACGCCGGAAGAACTGCTGACCGACGCGCCGGCGCCCTGGGAAGGCTGGCGCGGCCGCTTCTGCTTCGTTCGCGTCGACCTTCGCAGCGGCGAATGGATCGCGGTGACCGACCATTTCGGCACCTTGCCGCTGTACTACACCGAGTACGAAGACCAGTTCCTGATAGGCAACCGGTTGGCGCCGCTGCTGCGCGCTCCCTGGTGCCAACGGCGCGCGGACGCCTCGGCCATTTTTCACTATCTGAATTTCGCCTGCATTCCCGCGCCCCTGACCGTGGTGCCGGAGGTGAAGCGTCTTCCACCTGGCAGTCTCTGGCGGCGCGGCAGCCAGGCCGGTCGCGTGGAAACGTGGTGGCAACCGCGCTACGCCGAAGACCTGGATGGCACACCGGCGGCGCTGGCCGGCCAGCTGCGCGAGCGCATCGTGGCGACCGTGCAGCGCTACCGACCGGGTAGCGATACGAACTGGGGCGCCTTTCTCAGTGGTGGCACCGACAGCTCCAGCGTCGTGAGCATCCTGGCGCAGCAGGCACCGCGCGACACCGTGCACAGCTATTCCATCGGCTTTGCCGAGCCGGGTTATGACGAGCTGGGCTTTGCACGGATCGCGGCTGGCGCATGTGGTGCGCGCGGTCATTTCGGCAGCGTCGACGAGGTGGAAACCTTGTCCGTGCTACCGCGCCTGACCGAGCTTTTCGACCAGCCGTTCGGCAATGCCTCCGCTGTTCCGACGCTGGCTTGCGCCGGCATGGCCGCCGAGGACGGACGCAACGTCCTGCTTGCCGGTGACGGTGGCGATGAGATCTTCGGGGGCAACGAGCGCTACGCCAAAGACCAGATCATGCATGCGTTCTATCGGCTGCCACGGCCGATCAAGGCGCTGGGGCGCTGGATCGGGCGTGGACTGGGCGGCGGTCGCGTGCGCCTGTTCAATCGCATCGACAATTTTGCGCGGCGTGCCAGCCTGCCCAATCCGGACCGCTTCTACATGGACGATGCGTTCGCGTCGGAGCATTTCGACCACTTCCTGAGCCCGGCGCTGCGCACCTCGCTCACGCCCAGCCTGTCGCTGGCCTTCATGCGCGAGCTGTACGCCGGATGCGATGCCCGGGCCGAGCTGCATCGACTGATGGCGCTAGACCTGAACATGGCGATTGCCCAGAACGACCTGGTCAAGGTCGACGGGGCGTGCCGCCACGTGGGTGTCGGAGCGCGGTTTCCGTTCCTGGATCCGGATCTAGTGAATTACACCGGGCGCCTGAAAGCGCACTGGAAAGTTCGCCGCCTGGACAAACGCCACCTGTTCAAGCAGGCGATGGAGCCGATTCTTCCGCCGGCAATCCTGCGCAAGCCCAAGCAGGGGTTTGGCCTGCCGATCAGCGTGTGGATCGCCGAACGTCCGGCCTTTCGCGAATGGATGCGTGACCTGCTGCTCTCGCAGCGCTCACGCGAGCGCGGCTGGTTCGAGCCGGATTTCGTGCAGCGACTGTTCGACCGGCACGTGGCGGGAGAATGGGATTTCTCGGCCTCGCTGTGGCAACTGGCAGTCCTGGAACTGTGGATGAGGCAGCATCTTGATGGCTAG
- a CDS encoding glycosyltransferase, translating to MRAERILVVTDEMEVGGSQRQIVHLLQGVKASGRDVSLLYFRKPSFLLDRIQAAGVSVQRIDKRGRVDLAFVLRLVRFLRRGRFDVVHCFSITAEMWVRLALYAVPRTTRLVSSVRGMSKDSADWHWRAKRWIVDGSAAVIANSLLAAEWVAERAGVAVRRFSIVNNGIEVPAERGESLRETTRVALGVPDGRLLVLFVGRLVALKNISLLLRAMALIVPTERPCLRLAGDGPERARIEQEIAERGLQDAVHLLGERDDVPALMSAADVFVLSSREEGLSNVILEAMGSGLPVVATAVGGTPELIEDGVCGHLVPDDDAAALAAALERLAVDHVSRQRLGRAARQRVTEQFSIDAMVGATLAIYDRCVRSEAARA from the coding sequence ATGCGCGCTGAGCGGATTCTCGTGGTCACCGATGAAATGGAAGTCGGCGGCAGCCAGCGGCAGATCGTTCACCTGCTGCAGGGGGTGAAGGCCAGTGGGCGCGACGTCTCGCTGCTGTATTTCCGCAAGCCGTCGTTTCTGCTCGACCGGATACAGGCCGCCGGCGTCAGCGTACAGCGAATCGACAAGCGTGGCCGCGTCGACCTGGCCTTCGTGCTGCGTCTGGTGCGCTTCCTGCGACGCGGCCGTTTTGACGTGGTGCATTGCTTTTCGATCACGGCGGAAATGTGGGTGCGCCTGGCGCTCTATGCGGTGCCGCGCACGACGCGGCTGGTGTCGTCGGTGCGCGGCATGAGCAAGGACAGCGCCGATTGGCATTGGCGCGCCAAGCGCTGGATCGTGGACGGATCGGCCGCCGTCATTGCCAATAGCCTGCTGGCCGCCGAATGGGTGGCCGAACGGGCTGGCGTGGCAGTGCGGCGGTTTTCCATTGTGAACAACGGGATTGAAGTTCCCGCCGAGCGCGGCGAATCGCTTCGTGAAACGACGCGCGTCGCGCTGGGCGTGCCCGATGGCCGGCTGCTGGTGTTGTTCGTCGGTCGCCTGGTAGCTCTGAAGAACATCAGCCTGTTGCTCCGTGCGATGGCCCTGATCGTGCCGACGGAACGTCCCTGCCTGCGCCTGGCGGGTGATGGCCCGGAACGTGCCCGGATCGAACAGGAAATCGCCGAACGTGGCCTGCAGGATGCCGTGCACCTGCTCGGCGAGCGCGACGACGTGCCAGCGCTGATGAGCGCGGCGGACGTTTTCGTCCTCAGCTCGCGCGAAGAGGGGCTCTCGAACGTCATCCTGGAAGCGATGGGCAGCGGACTTCCGGTTGTCGCCACGGCCGTCGGGGGTACGCCGGAACTGATCGAGGACGGTGTCTGCGGACACCTGGTTCCGGACGATGACGCTGCGGCACTGGCTGCCGCTTTGGAACGACTCGCCGTAGACCATGTGTCGCGGCAGCGACTCGGGCGCGCGGCGCGCCAGCGTGTCACCGAGCAGTTCAGCATTGATGCGATGGTCGGCGCGACGCTGGCCATCTACGACCGTTGTGTCCGCTCAGAAGCGGCGAGGGCCTGA
- a CDS encoding glycosyltransferase family 4 protein, protein MTSQPQRVLYIVSLFPCWSETFIVREIEQLLAHGVDVRILSLKRPSETLVQARAAALMDRVVGPPSFPAALVAVTMQVLRRPLRMAGVLGTLVAQLWRSPVSLAKSLVALWRGIGALPAIRRQDPQLIHAHWATYPSTVAWALGRLADTPFSFTCHAHDIFIEDQLLRRKLSDAALAVTISGFNRRHLARWGAAEAGERLQVVHCGVDFAELPAQESARRDGAIVSVGRLDPIKGFDVLIAALGTLRERGVPFDCHLIGEGPLRPRLEAQRRSLQLEPVLSLPGAQPQEKVRSALVEASIFVMPSVVTPEGNQDGIPVALMEAMACGMAVVGTRVSGIPELIEHDVSGILVEPGDSQALAGAIERLLSDAALRQRLGAVARERVRQDFNVAAETRRLLSLFGRALHPQGAADAR, encoded by the coding sequence ATGACCTCGCAGCCCCAACGCGTGCTCTACATCGTGTCGCTGTTTCCGTGCTGGTCGGAAACCTTCATCGTCCGCGAGATCGAACAATTGCTGGCGCACGGCGTCGACGTGCGCATCCTGTCGCTGAAACGACCGAGCGAAACCCTGGTGCAGGCGCGCGCGGCCGCGTTGATGGACCGGGTCGTCGGCCCGCCGTCGTTTCCGGCCGCACTGGTGGCAGTGACGATGCAGGTGCTGCGGCGTCCGCTGAGAATGGCGGGTGTGCTGGGAACGCTGGTGGCGCAGTTGTGGCGCAGTCCGGTGTCACTTGCCAAGTCGCTGGTGGCGCTCTGGCGGGGAATCGGGGCCTTGCCGGCGATCCGCCGCCAGGATCCGCAGCTGATTCATGCGCACTGGGCAACCTATCCCTCGACGGTGGCCTGGGCGCTGGGACGCCTCGCCGATACGCCGTTCTCCTTTACCTGCCACGCGCATGACATCTTCATCGAAGACCAGCTGCTTCGTCGCAAGTTGAGCGATGCGGCGCTGGCGGTCACCATTTCCGGCTTCAACCGTCGTCATCTGGCGCGCTGGGGCGCAGCGGAGGCGGGAGAGCGTCTGCAGGTCGTGCACTGCGGTGTTGATTTTGCCGAGTTGCCGGCTCAGGAAAGCGCGCGTCGCGATGGTGCCATCGTCAGCGTCGGCCGCCTGGATCCGATCAAGGGCTTCGACGTCCTGATTGCCGCACTGGGCACCCTGCGCGAGCGCGGCGTGCCGTTTGACTGCCATCTGATCGGCGAAGGGCCGCTGCGGCCCCGCCTGGAAGCGCAGCGGCGCAGCCTGCAGCTTGAGCCCGTGCTGAGCCTGCCCGGCGCGCAGCCGCAGGAAAAAGTGCGCAGCGCGCTGGTGGAGGCATCGATCTTCGTCATGCCCAGCGTCGTGACCCCCGAAGGTAACCAGGATGGCATTCCCGTCGCACTGATGGAAGCCATGGCCTGCGGCATGGCGGTGGTCGGCACGCGTGTCTCGGGTATCCCCGAGCTGATAGAGCATGACGTCAGCGGCATCCTGGTCGAGCCGGGTGACAGCCAGGCGCTGGCGGGTGCCATCGAGCGCCTGCTCAGCGATGCAGCCCTGCGCCAGCGGCTCGGCGCGGTGGCGCGTGAACGGGTGCGGCAGGATTTCAACGTCGCTGCCGAAACGCGACGCCTGCTCAGCCTGTTCGGCCGGGCACTGCACCCGCAGGGAGCCGCCGATGCGCGCTGA